A window of Rhinolophus ferrumequinum isolate MPI-CBG mRhiFer1 chromosome 23, mRhiFer1_v1.p, whole genome shotgun sequence genomic DNA:
CCCAGGGAGGTACTGCTGTGGGGAGCAGACACCAGGGCGTAAGCCTAATAAGGGACCTGTGCCCAGCAGCGCTCCACCTACTGGACCCATGCTCCAGCTCACCCCGCCTGCTGCAGCCTGCCTGCCCCCCAGCACAGGGGTTCTCGTCTTTCTTGGCCATGATCTTCCACCTGGGGAGCTTCCAGGGCGTGGGGGCTGGAGCCGAGCTCCaaggtggagggaggggaagccGCCCTGGTAGAGGAGccgtgcaaaggcctggaggcaggaCCATGGGGGACGAATGGGGACCGAGAGAAGGACCTGACATGGGCCCAATCAGCTCTGAGGAGGTGGCAGGCACTGGACCTCACCCCAGGATGGGCGGCAAGAGCAGCCCAACTCAGGAGAGCCAGCCGGGGGTCGGGGGTCCggtgctgcctcctccaggaagccttcctccTTTCCAGCCACAAAGGCCCACCTTGCCGACTTCAAGGacagcctctcctctccccaccgtGCTGGCCCTGCTTGCAGCACTTCTAAGCACACCTTTCTTCCCATGGCAAAGACTGTTACAGCCAGGTGCCATGGCCCCATGTCCCATGGGGAGATGCAGGACAGCGCCAACGGACTTGCACCACTGCTGCACCACTGCTGCAGGAGCCGTTCACAGTGACACGTAGAAGGACAGCCTCCTCCCCGCAGCGGTACTGCCTTTCATTTCTCAAGTGCCCCAGAAAACTCGACAGTCCTCAGCTGGCACCCCTCCCCCTCGCTTGCGTGCTCTGTACCACAGGAACCCCTCTGGTCAGGGCAGGCCCCTGTTCTTGGGCCCCCTCCCTAGTGACCAGAGGGATGGGCGAAGCTGGGCTGCCCTTGGGGAAGGTGGTGGCAGGGACAGTGCACTCGCTGTCTGTGAAGCCCAGAGCTGAGGGAGGCCGCACAGGTaactcgggggggggggggggggggggcctgtgCTGCTGCGGGCAGACTAGCCACTGGCCTCCCTGCTGGCCCTGCACCACTGGCCTGACCCCCAGCGGGCATCATTCCAAAGCCCAGAGCTGTCTGAGCGAGGACAAAAGACTGGTTCTCCATGAGCGTGCGCAGGCGCCTCGTGGCCCCCCCCCCCCTCGCACAGCCAGAGCCCTCCCTGTCCTGCTAAATGGCTACAAATTGGAGGATAAAAGCGCAGGCTTTCAAGCAATTTTGCCTTCAATCTCTGGAAACGGCTGCTCCCTGAGCTCCTGCCTGGGGACGGAGTTGGAGAGAAGAAAGTCACCCACCCTATTGGTCCCTGTCCTGCAGCAAACAAACACACCAGGGGGCCTTTCTCCTTGAACCCGACATTGGGAGGAGACAAAGCGGTGGCCCAGGGCAGGCCTGGGGGCCATTCGCCATTGGCTCAGCTGGCCTCCCCCCTGTTGCTGCTggtcattgagcacctactgtgtgcctggccaGCTACTAGGAGGCAGATAAACAACTGGCAGATAAGTGGGGCCGTTCCCTGGGGGAAGGAGACTGCAGGGGAAGTTAATGGGCAGGGGACCCAGAGCAGGGGATGGCCCAGTTCATAAGCCAAGGGAGCCTGTCTGAGGAGTGACAATTCGCTAATGCCACATTCACTGAGCCTGGTGGTGGGCTCCCAGAGGCAGCGGGGCACCcggctggggaggaggggcccTGGGGAACTCAGCAATGCCTCGGACGCAGTGCTGTGCTCTGAGTGCAGGTGGGTGACCAGCAGGGCCACCTGTCAGCCCTCCTGGTGCTGACAACCAGGCTGGAGGGGCTCAGGCCCAGCAGGGGCCTACAGGCTCCTGGACACTGGGCCCCTTGGGCTGGCACTGGGGGTGCCCCAGGGACTGGTTCTGGGTACATGCTGGGCGAGGGTCCTTCCCAGCCTGGGATGGAGAACCTAAGTTGTCAGGGCACCCAGCAGGTGACCCCCAAGTCCCCCCCACAAAAGGCTGTTAGTCAGTGCTTTCTTTGGGGAGCCAGGGCCATGACCAGGGAGGGCTGGGCTCCCCCAAGGCCCCTGTGGAGCCCTGAGATGTGGGGAGCCCTGTGGCTGTCTGGCCACTATCTCCTCACAGTCACCCACCCCAGCCTGACTCTGTGGCTGGGCCTGCGGGTGCAAAGAACCTTTCCAGTCACATCTACTGAAACATCCTACATCCTTGCAGCCACCCCAGGAGGGCTGCTCACACTGCCCATTCTGCAGCCTCCAGAGGCTGCACCGTACTCAGTAGTCAGTGGGACCAGGGCTCCACTCTCCAGCTCCCCTGGGTTGTCCCCTGGTGCCTGGGGCCAGCAGCAGCACTGCACCATCCTGGATGGGGAGCACAGTGGGGAGATCTGTCTTGAGACCCCTGGGAGTGCTCCCAGGAAACCCAGCCTCGGCTCTGTTGATCTCAAGGGACGTGGAAAGCACGACTGGGCGCCCACGGTGCTCTCCCCTGGTTGTCCACAAGGGGCTGGGGAGTCGCCCCTGTCCAGTTGGGTGTGAGGGAGACAAAGGAGGGGCGAGGGGGGTCATGGAGCTGGAAGCCCGCTGCCCAACTGCCCAGGTCAGGCATTTACTGTGCttgaggagaaactgaggccggGGGCAGAGGAGGCTGGGAATGGAGCCCAGACATCCTAAGGGCACCTGGCCCCCTCCCCGCTCTTTCCCCAGGGTCTAAGTGGCCAGACAGTGGCtcctgggccttggtttcttttcctctgcagAATGGGCTCGGCCACACTCAGTGGGGTGACTGGTGCAGGTGTCAGTCACTCGGCTGCTCTGCCTGGGGCCCCAGGTATGGGGTCACCCGCTGTCCCTGTCATTACTGAAACCGCCCCGTAGCTCGTGGGGCCTGCACCTGTGCCCAGCGGACAGTGCTGTGCTAACCTGTCAGAGCCCACCTGGGCCACACGCCTCCCAGCAGGGGGTGGCTGGAGGGGTCACCTCTGCCCCTTCTCTGGCCCTTCCCCATGGGCTAGCAATGGGCACAGGATGTGGAGTGGGCTGGGCTCCCACAGCCCCAGGGAAGCAAGGCGGGTCCAGAAGTCAGGCCTCAGTCTAAAGTCGGTTAGACACACATCTCCGAGGGGCACAAAAAGAGCCttcaagagaaaagaagggagagaagggagagagatgggTTTTGGATGTCcagaggagggaggtggtggAGTCGAAACTGCCCCGACACTCCAAAGTCACGCCAGTTTCCAAATTGAAACACGACCAAGTTCATGATCTTTAAATGCTTGCACTTTGAATGCTGGTCCATCTTAGTCCAGCGATGCCTGGCTGGCAGCTGAGCCTGGCTGAGGCATTGGGGCAGGCAGTGGGTGGGGACGTGCCAGCCCTCCTTCCAGGGGCCCAGCCTGGCAGAACCACAGGGCCCAGAAGCCAGGGTAGGCAGGTGGGTGGTGTCTCCCCACTGGCCCCTCCTGGTCCACAGGCTTCCTTTGGATGGTGTCAAGCTGTCCCGGCCTCAGTGGGCCTGTCGCACCCAGCAGGCCAGCCAGGGCTTTGTCACATGCTGGGTGCTGCAGAGGGCAGATGAGAGCTGCAAGGCTCAGAGGCTTCAGTGGGGCTGCACACTTTCCTGTGTCCTATACGGCAGGAAAGGTCACTGGGCAGcccaggaggaaggcagggacAGACCCCACGTCCTACAGGAGAAAGGGACAGCAGAAACTACAGCCGTTGCAATTACAAAGTGGGGTATTTGCTGAGGTGGTTACAGGTGCTCCAAGTCAGATTTCGAGTTCTGAGCTCGTCGGTCTCCCATTTTCCCTGGCCTTTACCACACCTGGAAGCAGGTGCGTGTCCACCTGCTCCTATCTGAAACCCCAGAGCAGcaggaaaggaatgaggaaaggaTGAGACTGTacaaagggaggggagggaaagcatTCCAGAGGCTGGTGGGGTGGGAGCCCgctgggggtgaggagggcagggCCAGCAGCCGCACCCCCAGGCCCCGCCTGCACCCTTGGGGGCCCTGCGAGCACCTGGAAGTTTGATCCCTGGAGCAGGCGAACTCAGGAGTTCTGGAGCTGGGATGCCAGGCCTTAGGGCTGAAAATGGgaatttaggaaattctgcaCCCTGAAGCTTAGGCACCCCCATTCTCAGACCTGCTTCTGGAGACTGTGAGCAGCCAGGTGACGGCCTGAGGAAGATGCTCCGAAGGAGCCACTGGAGGGGGACTCCATCAatagagagggaaggggaaagggggaCAGCCCGAGAGCGCCCCGGAGTCCCTGCAGGGCTCTCAGCAGCCATTCCTGTGGGGATAGGAGGTTGGAGAGGAAACCTCCAGGGAAGGGGGAGCTGGCCTAGTGCAGCATCTGGGAGATGGAAGCAAcaggggagggacagagaagtTGGGACAGGTAGAAAATGAGGAAAGTACATGCGGACAGATGTTAGCGTCTAGAAAACTGAGGGCCCCAGCACGCATGCGCTGCCAGCCTAACACAAAACCTAGGCCACTGTGTGGCTGGGGGCCAGACGTGGACAGGTGGTGCCCCAGACTGATAAACGAAGCAACGCTGAACAGCTTCAGGACAGACCAATAGTCGTGGAAACAGCCAGAAGCGGGGGTAGCGGTTTCTGGGGTGTGGGCATCTTGGTGACCACCAACCACTTCCTTTTACAAATATCTCGGAAGTAAAAGAAACCTAGATGCACCCAATAGCAGCTGCCATACCCTCGTTCACTGCACAAGTGTCCGTCGCACCTCCTCAGGGGGCTGCTGGGGGCACAGCGGGAACAGGACAGAGACCCTGCTCTCTGGTGCTCCTGCCACCCCACGGGTGTTCTATCCTGAGTGTCTCCCTTCCGCAGAGCGCGTGTGGTGGGGGCACAGTGACAAGACGACAGGCCATGGGTAATCGTGCACTCAGGCCTGGCTTCTCTCTGCGAAGGCCTTGTGGGGCCCAAGTGAGTGGCCACACAGCCACCAACACCATCTCTCCGCTATCACAGCACCTCCGAGTGGGGCTctgcggggagggagggggcgcgTCCTGGGGTCCAGCAAATCAACTGCTCCCGGAAGCCCAGGTGCTGGCTTGTCACTCGCGGTGTGCTCAGCCCTCAGGTACAGAGGACCCCAGGGCCAATCCCCTCTCCTGTTACCTCTGTCCCCTTCACTAAAGGACCCTCAGGGTCAGGTCAGAAGCAGCAGACTTTATTTGAGGGAAACAATAGTTCGAGAGTATGTTGCTGGATGAGCGAGTTGGCAGCAGCTGAGCCATCCTTGCCAGGCCACTGGCAGTTAGTGGATGCCAGCGCTGCAGTGAATGCTGGGGGGTGCAGACTCGAGCCACACGACGGAGAAGGCACTTTCTGAGCACTCCGCCTCAGCTGCCATCACTCCAACCGAGAATCAGTCGGCCAGACAATCGCTGGCCCTGTCTCGGCAGTGTGCTCTGAGCTGAGTACAGGGAGCTGCAAGGCTGGAGGCAGCCGCCGGCCCAGACGCTTTCTGGGTCCTGGAGGTGACAGTGCTGCAGCATTTCCTCTCAGCACTCGGCCTTCTCTCTGCCAATAACCTGCTGAGCAGACGCCAGTCTGAAGCCACGTCCCGGGTTGCATATTGGGTGCATTCAGTCAAGCAAAAACTGTGACTCTTTTTCAGTGTCGGGCTTCTACAGAGCATGACACAGTCTGCGGACAACAGGGGAGGGGGCGCCTGCAAATGCCGCTTGTCCCCGGCCCCACAGGGCAGAGAACACCCTGTAGAAACTGCCGCTCTGCGGGCCATGCGGACAGCTGTGAAAAGGCAGGCCTGCCCGGGACAGAGGCTCACGTGCGGGCTGACGCTTTGGAACCGGACCGGCACCTGGCCTTGGTCCCACTGTGCTGTTGCCGCGTGGCCCCCTAAACGGAGCTAAGCATGCGACGCGCCCATCTCAGCACGCCAGTCCGCACAGGAAGCACTGGGAGCAGACTGTCAGCAGCACCAGTGTCCCCACCGGAGGGGGCCTGGCCAAGGCTGGGGGGCGTCAGAGGGCAGGCCGACCTGACCCGGAAGGTGGCGCCCGCTACCACCTGAGCGGCTGGCGGCCGCGCTGCAGCTCGGCGGCCACGTGGCGGTCGTGGAGCTCCTTGAGGCACAGCAGCAGCTCTTCCAGGTTCTCACCGGTGGCCGCGGACAAGGCAATGGCCTTCGCGCCCAGGCGGGCCTGCAGCTCGGGCAGGTTGGCTCGCGCCTGGGGGAGGTCGATCTTGTTGGCGATGATGGCGTGGGGTCTGCTGGACAGGCCCTTCTCATACTGGTCCAGCTCGTGTTTCAGGTCGTCCAGCTGGGTCCAGGGCTGCGGCACTGAGAGGTCCAGCACAAACAGGAGGAAGCCACAGCGCTCGATGTGCCTGAGGAAGGCGTGCCCCAGGCCCCGGTTCCGGTGGGCGCCGCGGACCAGGCCCGGCACGTCGGCCACTGCGGGACACAGAGCAGGGCTGCCAGCGGCCCGGGTGACCGCTGGTCCCGCCCCCGGCTTCTAGGACTTTCCTTCCCAAGAACATCTTATACCGAACTCATTCAATTTACTGCCTCAGTGACTCATTAGGCCAATTGCCACCCGAAGCGTTTCAGTGTTGAGTTTTACAAAATGCCTTGAAATATTTGGGTGACAGGCATGATGACAGATCAATGTAAAGAGGAATATTTATTCACTGGAATTACACCTGCCAGTCTTTCTGGcttcaaaaatgatttaaaaccGGGGCAATGGCTTCCTGCGATCTATTAATAATTTGATTACCGGTAGAAATTATTAGAGTACTTCGTGAATATAAAGTGCTATATGCATAATGTTACCAGCAGGCTTACTATTTTTAAGGGGTACATTATCTTCTGGGGAAAAGTTTTCTTCTCTCAGAACGGTACAGGCAAAGCTTTTGACATCACACGCTGTCTGCACGCGTGATGCAGCCAGGTCCCCACAGATAAAGGAGAAGAACACAGGCGGTGAGAGGCGTCAGCCCCTCAGGCTGGCCGTGTGAACTCCAAGTCCTGGACTGAACCAACATACGCCTGGGGACGAGGTGGGAAACACACCTAGACCCTAACGCTGAGAGGACACAGGCTACGTCCTAGCGGGGAAGCTGCTTGCTGTCGAATCCCTCGCGCCACCTCCCCAGCGCCCGGAGAGCCCTACCTGCTACCTGCTGGTGGCCCTCATAGTGCACGATGCCAACATGGGGCTTCAGGGTCGTGAAGGGGTAGGCAGCCACGGCAGGCTTCGCGTTTGAAATGGCCCGGAGCAGCGAGGACTTCCCCGCATTGGGGAGTCCGACCTGGAAGAGAGGGGACACGCTGCAGCACGTCCTCAGGCTGCGATGGCCCGAGGTCAGGGCGAGTCTCAGGACAGGGGCTGGACAGCTGAGGGCACAGCTCCTGTTCCAGGTCACGGGATGCTGACTGGAGAAAGGGGGGCTGTTACTCCCCGCTCGGCGAGTGGTGTTTTCCTCCACCAGAAGCAGCAGACTTTCCACAGCTCAGTGTGTGAAGTGCCGCCCCTCCTGCCCGAGGCGTCAGGTGACACTCACCAGCCCCGCGTGGGCCATGGTCTTGAGCTCCAGGAAGAGGACCCGCTCCTGACCGGGCTGTCCGGGTGTACAGGTCACTGGTGCGCGGTTATCATTGGCCAGGAAAAAGCGGTTACCCTTTCCTCCTGCCCCGCCGAGGGCAGCGATGTACTCGTCACCTGGGCGCGACAGGTCAGCCAGAACTTTGTTTCCCTCCTTCACCAAAGTGCCCACGGGGACCTGCGGAACAGGACAGTGTTTACAGGGTGAAAGGGACACTCGAGGAGAGTGGCTGGGCCTGGGGTACCTGTCCAGTTCGGGAGGGGTGCGGTGGAAGGGGCTCCGCTAAGCACCCTTCCCAGAGCCACGGAGTACCAGGAGAACGGCCCCAGCCTTTGGAGGGTGTTATGGGGCTGGTGACACACCTGCAAACTGCACAGATGGCGTTTGCAAAGTGTTCCTAAGACATGAGGGTGAGCAGAAGCATCGGAAAATGCTGCAATAATCCGAGAGAAGAAAGAGTAAGCCCTCAGCTCAGAGGAGGTGTTCCagagggctggggcagaggaagCGTGGGCCCCGTGGGTTTCCTCTGTTTACAAATAatgatttcatgatttttttcaacagGTCTTAAACACACGTGGCATAAAATCAGTACAACATCCAGCCCGGGGTTTGCTTTCTGGAGGACAGCTGCGTGGTTCAAGCCCAGGGCGCCCCTTTGGACCACAGCACAGAACCTGGGGAGCTAGAGGTCTAGCAACGGGCCGTGTGGCTCACCCGGATGTAGAGGACAGCGCCATTTCGCCCAAAGCAGTTTTTCCTGCCACCGTCTTCTCCGTCAAAGCCCTGATACTGTGACTGGACCGACGACAGCGACTTGACTTGCTGGTCAACTGAAAGAGCAAGGACCTTCACTTTCCTTTGTGTTAAAAACTTGCTGCATATTAACTTGCTGTTGTTCACTTCAGAAACCTTCAGATGTTTGGGGAACATGGAACGCAGTTGGAGCCAAGGTTACTACACTAGCAACATGCTATTTGATAAGCTACATTcctatctttttttcaaaaaatactacAATTTCTGAGAGCTTCAAAATTACCCATAATGCCATTAATTGAAAGATAGCTACATTTAATGAAGTGCCGGGCTCTTTGCTAAGCTCCCAGCTTCCCGAGCACCTGTGCTCAGTGTGTGGCATGTAGTTAACACTCTTCCCGCACTTGCTGACACCGACATACATTTGTCCTTGAACGGATCTCACTATGTTAAGATTCCCTGACAGATAACTACCTTCGTgttcctgaaatttaaaaacactatagAAGTTGGGTTTTGGTACATTATGTAAACGTGACCAGCCACAGAACTGAACAGAGATGACTTCCATATATCAATTTTTGAATTCAAACTCCCATCGGGATGAGAAGGGGAAACTATCTGCCCCCAAAGTGCAGACACAGTGCTGGTCCCCGAGCTGCCCCCAGGCCACGTGCCTCTCAGGATGACGTGGCCGCCGCTGCCTCCGTCACCCCCATCGGGGCCTCCAAACTCCTTCCGGGGCTCGCTGTGGAAGCAGCTCAGCCCGTCGCCTCCACGTCCTCCTCGTACAAGCAGCCGGCGACGGTCCacaaaatgccttttctgcagAAAGCACAGCAGTGGATACTGACTCCGCCATCCTTCTACGAAACAAACAGCCGTTTGAAATGTACCTTTCCTACCCGTGACAGGCTTCAAAATGAGAAGTTGCTGATACTAGTCTCGCTGATCTCTCCTAACGTGCAAACATAAGGAACAGTTCCCACCGTGATTGCCACCCGCAGGCAAAGGATAAGCCAACCACGCAGACGTGCAAGTGGTCAGCACGGACACTCTCAGTCCTGCGCTCAACACCCGACCTGAACAAATGGTGGTTGTTTAGGAAACAATCTTCAAATAGAGCGCCTTTCTAGCTTTTCCGAATAAAAACATATTACTGAAAG
This region includes:
- the MTG2 gene encoding mitochondrial ribosome-associated GTPase 2 isoform X1, which gives rise to MAPVQEDDDDVETAGGLAERVPSRRKLEGPPRPWTASPGLSDPVSGPPPPKVPSGTRVVRPQPLARGDQPRGDQPRRRASVCLPPMRAGDALRGRDRAGSNPPLRRPRPGSDVPSEGGAMKPSRLFSAGWQAVMEGVGHWTPPAWAILGPGRLAPRWLWVGSVDCAERQEPPGKKLLSEKKLKRHFVDRRRLLVRGGRGGDGLSCFHSEPRKEFGGPDGGDGGSGGHVILRVDQQVKSLSSVQSQYQGFDGEDGGRKNCFGRNGAVLYIRVPVGTLVKEGNKVLADLSRPGDEYIAALGGAGGKGNRFFLANDNRAPVTCTPGQPGQERVLFLELKTMAHAGLVGLPNAGKSSLLRAISNAKPAVAAYPFTTLKPHVGIVHYEGHQQVAVADVPGLVRGAHRNRGLGHAFLRHIERCGFLLFVLDLSVPQPWTQLDDLKHELDQYEKGLSSRPHAIIANKIDLPQARANLPELQARLGAKAIALSAATGENLEELLLCLKELHDRHVAAELQRGRQPLRW
- the MTG2 gene encoding mitochondrial ribosome-associated GTPase 2 isoform X3; protein product: MKPSRLFSAGWQAVMEGVGHWTPPAWAILGPGRLAPRWLWVGSVDCAERQEPPGKKLLSEKKLKRHFVDRRRLLVRGGRGGDGLSCFHSEPRKEFGGPDGGDGGSGGHVILRVDQQVKSLSSVQSQYQGFDGEDGGRKNCFGRNGAVLYIRVPVGTLVKEGNKVLADLSRPGDEYIAALGGAGGKGNRFFLANDNRAPVTCTPGQPGQERVLFLELKTMAHAGLVGLPNAGKSSLLRAISNAKPAVAAYPFTTLKPHVGIVHYEGHQQVAVADVPGLVRGAHRNRGLGHAFLRHIERCGFLLFVLDLSVPQPWTQLDDLKHELDQYEKGLSSRPHAIIANKIDLPQARANLPELQARLGAKAIALSAATGENLEELLLCLKELHDRHVAAELQRGRQPLRW
- the MTG2 gene encoding mitochondrial ribosome-associated GTPase 2 isoform X2, with amino-acid sequence MAPVQEDDDDVETAGGLAERVPSRRKLEGPPRPWTASPGLSDPVSGPPPPKVPSGTRVVRPQPLARGDQPRGDQPRRRASVCLPPMRAGDALRGRDRAGSNPPLRRPRPGSDVPSEGGAMKPSRLFSAGWQAVMEGVGHWTPPAWAILGPGRLAPRWLWVGSVDCAERQEPPGKKLLSEKKLKRHFVDRRRLLVRGGRGGDGLSCFHSEPRKEFGGPDGGDGGSGGHVILRVDQQVKSLSSVQSQYQGFDGEDGGRKNCFGRNGAVLYIRVPVGTLVKEGNKVLADLSRPGDEYIAALGGAGGKGNRFFLANDNRAPVTCTPGQPGQERVLFLELKTMAHAGLSASRDLEQELCPQLSSPCPETRPDLGPSQPEDVLQRVPSLPGRTPQCGEVLAAPGHFKREACRGCLPLHDPEAPCWHRAL